The Raphanus sativus cultivar WK10039 chromosome 2, ASM80110v3, whole genome shotgun sequence genome includes a region encoding these proteins:
- the LOC108827634 gene encoding uncharacterized protein LOC108827634, whose amino-acid sequence MFGGGRGPMGGGGGMLRAAGRAMTRTGVTNGGIQDPFASSPASSSTTPAGKASVGHGDHNKLGSSSSSGSINLSLSAASGSLLNLPVAATGGWSGGAFSFINSGAYEDFEWVSEEGTEEEEDSVFGYVPSVDEVHDAVSALQQVFDGSSFSQLVRDKYESYPENGGGYQSPIATGMVHQAPSFGSGSDWMEPSVQLCHSRVLQPHAYDQVYNAFDLLRTEPSVQRMVISLSSDKAVWDAVMNNEVVREIKEMYNNGISQDEESSDDTPGENNAAVDFIKWVFDNTMVKANEVFKKITRLVIELLNSHNDDGVNKKGKDAKFNNWLEEKLKTSVLLSIVVMLVVMVSRACNKS is encoded by the exons ATGTTTGGTGGAGGAAGAGGACCCATGGGCGGCGGCGGAGGGATGCTACGCGCCGCCGGACGTGCCATGACGAGAACCGGTGTGACCAACGGTGGTATTCAAGATCCCTTCGCTTCGTCTCCGGCGTCTTCGTCGACGACTCCGGCTGGAAAAGCATCTGTTGGCCATGGTGATCATAATAAACTcggatcttcttcttcttctgggtCGATCAATCTGTCGCTTTCGGCGGCGTCAGGGTCGCTGTTGAATCTACCGGTGGCTGCAACCGGCGGATGGAGCGGCGGAGCTTTTTCGTTTATCAACTCCGGCGCTTACGAAGACTTTGAGTGGGTTTCGGAGGAAGGaacagaggaggaggaggactcTGTTTTTGGCTATGTTCCTTCTGTTGATGAAGTCCATGATGCTGTCTCTGCTCTCCAGCA GGTTTTCGATGGAAGCTCGTTTTCTCAGCTGGTTAGAGACAAATATGAGAGCTATCCTGAAAATGGTGGTGGTTACCAAAGCCCTATAGCGACAGGAATGGTTCATCAAGCTCCTTCGTTTGGCTCGGGTTCTGACTGGATGGAACCTTCTGTGCAGCTATGCCATTCAAGAGTCTTACAGCCTCATGCTTATGATCAGGTTTACAATGCTTTTGACCTTCTGCGAACCGAACCATCCGTCCAG AGAATGGTAATATCATTGTCATCTGACAAAGCAGTGTGGGATGCAGTGATGAACAATGAGGTGGTGCGTGAGATTAAGGAGATGTACAACAATGGCATAAGTCAAG ATGAGGAGAGTTCAGATGACACTCCCGGGGAGAATAACGCAGCAGTGGATTTCATAAAATGGGTATTTGACAACACAATGGTTAAGGCCAATGAagtgtttaagaaaataacaagGCTCGTGATAGAGCTCTTGAATAGTCACAATGATGACGGTGTTAACAAGAAGGGGAAAGACGCCAAATTCAACAATTGGCTCGAAGAAAAGCTTAAGACTTCGGTCTTGCTCTCCATCGTGGTCATGCTGGTCGTTATGGTCTCCCGTGCCTGCAACAAGTCTTGA
- the LOC108816746 gene encoding GATA transcription factor 5, giving the protein MERMEAGLKSSIRQEMALKTTPPPPVYEEFLAVTTAQNDFSSEDFSVDDLLDLSNDDVFAEEEAAEVPKAQQEVVLCVSSEQPNDVEEVLGRTNDFGSLPSNQLPVPMDELADLEWLSHFVDDSFTEYSAPNLTGTPVEKPAWLTGNRKHPVTPASEESCFKSPFPAKARSRRNRNGVKPWSLGSSGPSSSSSTSSSSSSSGLSSPWFSGAELLEHDFTSEKPPAPKKHKKRSAESVFSGKFQQQQPQRRCSHCGVQKTPQWRAGPKGAKTLCNACGVRYKSGRLLPEYRPACSPTFSSELHSNHHRKVIEMRRKKEPTDDSSTGLNQPVKTPQAVPSF; this is encoded by the exons ATGGAACGCATGGAAGCTGGGTTGAAGAGCAGTATCAGACAAGAGATGGCTTTGAAAacgactcctcctcctccggtttACGAAGAGTTTCTCGCCGTCACGACCGCTCAAAATGACTTTTCCTCCGAAGATTTCTCCGTAGACGACTTACTTGACTTGTCAAACGACGACGTTTTCGCGGAGGAAGAAGCGGCCGAAGTTCCCAAGGCTCAACAAGAGGTTGTGCTCTGTGTCTCCTCCGAGCAACCAAACGACGTCGAAGAAGTACTTGGCCGAACCAACGATTTTGGTTCTCTCCCTTCAAACCAACTCCCCGTACCg ATGGATGAATTAGCGGACCTTGAGTGGTTATCTCATTTCGTCGACGATTCCTTCACGGAATATTCGGCTCCCAATCTAACCGGAACACCGGTTGAAAAACCTGCGTGGTTAACCGGTAACCGGAAACACCCAGTGACTCCAGCCTCTGAAGAGTCTTGTTTCAAGTCCCCTTTCCCAGCCAAAGCCCGTAGCAGACGGAACCGGAACGGAGTCAAACCCTGGTCGCTTGGCTCCTCGGGTCCTTCCTCGTCGAGCTCCAcctcctcatcctcctcctcttcgGGTCTTTCGAGCCCGTGGTTCTCCGGCGCTGAGCTGCTCGAGCATGACTTCACGTCCGAGAAGCCTCCCGCTCCCAAGAAGCACAAGAAAAGGTCGGCAGAGTCTGTTTTCAGCGGCAAGTTTCAGCAGCAGCAGCCGCAGCGACGGTGCAGTCACTGTGGCGTTCAGAAAACTCCGCAGTGGAGAGCAGGACCCAAGGGAGCCAAGACGCTTTGCAATGCGTGTGGTGTTCGGTATAAGTCGGGTCGGTTACTACCAGAGTACAGACCCGCTTGTAGCCCCACATTTTCGAGCGAGCTTCACTCCAACCACCACCGCAAAGTCATAGAGATGCGGCGGAAGAAAGAGCCGACCGATGACAGCTCAACCGGTTTAAACCAGCCTGTTAAGACCCCACAGGCTGTACCAAGTTTTTGA